From the genome of Oncorhynchus tshawytscha isolate Ot180627B linkage group LG31, Otsh_v2.0, whole genome shotgun sequence, one region includes:
- the LOC112234318 gene encoding homeobox protein XHOX-3-like: protein MEHRKEMVMLPEGGQLGTAVGKTGSNLSEAVGSPARESQGKTVHRNYTSPGSAPYSRDRADEEVKSARGRVCADIRSVGMSSSTERYRLDHTNKEASSSDTESDFYEEIDVSCTPESMEYPNGKGRNGDSPIHPSDSGMDPGKMGLGQVSLSYGADAMRRYRTAFTREQIGRLEKEFYRENYVSRPRRCELAASLNLPETTIKVWFQNRRMKDKRQRLAMTWPHPADPAFYTYMMSHAAATGNLGYPFPSHLPLPYYSHLGVGAGSASSATPFSNPLRSLDSFRMLSHPYQRPELLCSFRHPPLYPSPAHGLGPGGSPCSCLACHSAQSNGLQQRPTGSDFPCSPTSRTDAFLTFTPSVLSKSSPGTLDQREEVPLNR, encoded by the exons ATGGAACACAGAAAAGAGATGGTGATGCTCCCGGAAGGAGGTCAACTTGGCACGGCAGTTGGCAAGACTGGCTCTAATTTGTCGGAAGCAGTTGGAAGCCCCGCGCGAGAATCACAAGGCAAAACGGTCCACAGGAACTACACCAGCCCCGGTTCTGCGCCCTACTCGCGAGACAGAGCGGACGAGGAGGTGAAGAGCGCACGGGGACGCGTGTGCGCCGATATAAGGTCGGTTGGCATGTCCTCTTCAACCGAGAGATATCGATTAGATCACACCAACAAAGAAGCTAGCAGCTCGGACACAGAGTCTGACTTCTATGAAGAAATTGATGTGAGCTGCACGCCAGAAAGCATGGAGTACCCCAACGGGAAAG GTCGAAACGGTGATTCCCCCATCCACCCGAGTGACAGCGGTATGGATCCTGGTAAGATGGGTTTGGGCCAGGTTTCGCTCTCCTACGGGGCTGACGCGATGCGACGGTACCGGACAGCCTTTACTCGGGAGCAAATCGGCCGGTTGGAGAAGGAATTCTACCGGGAGAATTACGTGTCCAGGCCGAGGAGATGCGAACTGGCGGCTTCACTAAATTTACCAGAAACCACTATCAAG GTGTGGTTCCAGAACCGCCGGATGAAGGACAAGCGGCAGCGTCTGGCCATGACGTGGCCTCACCCCGCCGACCCCGCATTCTACACCTACATGATGAGTCACGCGGCCGCCACCGGGAACCTGGGTTACCCCTTCCCGTCCCACCTACCATTACCGTATTACTCCCACCTTGGGGTCGGAGCCGGATCGGCCTCCTCCGCCACCCCATTCTCCAACCCCCTCAGGTCCCTTGACAGTTTCCGGATGTTGTCTCACCCCTACCAGAGGCCGGAGCTTCTGTGTTCGTTCAGGCACCCGCCCCTGTACCCCAGCCCGGCCCACGGCCTCGGTCCCGGGGGGAGCCCCTGCTCCTGCCTCGCTTGTCACTCCGCTCAATCAAACGGCCTTCAACAGAGGCCTACCGGGTCAGATTTCCCGTGCTCCCCAACGAGCAGGACTGACGCGTTTTTGACGTTTACTCCGTCGGTGCTGAGCAAGTCCTCGCCGGGGACTttggaccagagagaggaggtgcCATTGAACAGATAA